In the Danaus plexippus chromosome 4, MEX_DaPlex, whole genome shotgun sequence genome, one interval contains:
- the LOC116768572 gene encoding ATP-binding cassette sub-family G member 4, translating into MMLAGAEIVESVSYKADTENAEVIAPGSSQDKAPGLAKLPTKDPVDMQFTNITCTVNLGINKGSKQILHGVNGRFRPKQLIAIMGPSGAGKSTLLDVISGYRITGVGGAIFINGRGRIMKRFKKMSCYIQQDDRIQGLLTVGENMSIAADLKLPTKLDKYEKGEVIEDILTNLGLYEHMNTRGAQLSGGQRKRLSIALELINNPLVMFLDEPTTGLDSSSCTQVVQLCRSLAHQGRTIVCTIHQPSASLFAFFDQVYVLAAGKCLYQGTTRNMVPYLEEAGIPCPIYHNPADYIIELACGEYGEDKIDVLTNKAENGKALQWFDNWESIATMEALRKQYPLSVMKEQDSGSSIEETSQSNQRSVLIKRGFLKAKRDPTMTHLRIMVNIVVGIMLGALFINAGNEGSRVFENYNLLFAILMHHMMSPMMLTILTFPSEMSILLKEHFNRWYSLGSYYISINVVDLPISIISCAIFSVIVYMMSAQPLEPGRFAMFFAISIYTVLVAQSFGLMVGAIFNVVNGTFLGPTLSVPMMMFAGFGVTLRDLPPYLYWGSYVSYLRYGLEGYIGAIYGLDRPTLECNEAKYCHYRYTRTFLKDIAMSPNNFWWDILALTVTLFVLRTAAFLLLKWKLSAVR; encoded by the exons atgatgCTCGCAGGAGCTGAGATTGTGGAAAGTGTGAGTTATAAAGCTGATACCGAGAATGCTGAGGTTATTGCCCCGGGTTCTTCTCAGGACAAAGCCCCGGGACTCGCAAAGCTTCCGACAAAGGATCCCGTGGACATGcagtttacaaatattacatgTACTGTCAATCTCGGTATAAACAAAG gAAGCAAACAGATTCTTCATGGGGTGAACGGCAGATTTCGACCAAAACAGCTTATTGCGATCATGGGTCCATCTGGGGCTGGCAAGTCAACACTGTTAGATGTTATATCAGGATACAGAATCACTGGTGTGGGTGGAGCTATATTCATTAATGGAAGAGGAAGAATTATGa AAAGATTCAAGAAAATGTCGTGTTACATTCAACAGGATGATCGAATTCAGGGACTGCTTACAGTAGGCGAAAACATGTCTATCGCCGCTGATCTTAAACTACCTACCAAATTAGACAAGTACGAGAAGGGTGAAGTG ATAGAAGATATCTTAACAAATCTCGGTCTTTATGAACATATGAATACTCGAGGAGCTCAGTTGTCGGGAGGCCAACGCAAGAGATTATCTATCGCTTTGGAGCTTATCAATAACCCTCTAGTTATGTTTTTAGACGAACCTACAAC ggGTCTGGATAGTTCGTCATGCACCCAAGTAGTCCAACTCTGCCGCAGCCTTGCCCACCAAGGCCGTACCATTGTTTGTACAATTCATCAACCCTCCGCCTCTCTTTTCGCGTTTTTTGACCAGGTTTATGTTCTAGCAGCTGGAAAATGCCTCTATCAAGGCACCACAAGAAATATGGTCCCATATCTCGAAGAAGCTGGAATTCCATGTCCCATATATCATAATCCGGCTGATTACA ttattgaATTAGCGTGTGGCGAATACGGTGAAGATAAAATTGATGTTTTGACCAATAAAGCTGAAAATGGAAAGGCACTACAATGGTTTGATAACTGGGAGTCCATAGCAACCATGGAAGCCCTCAGGAAACAATATCCTTTAAGTGTGATGAAAGAACAAGATTCTGGAAGTAGTATAGAAGAAACTTCACAATCTAATCAGAGATCGGTACTCATTAAAAGAGGGTTTCTGAAGGCGAAACGTGATCCT acTATGACACATCTTAGAATAATGGTTAATATAGTGGTTGGAATTATGCTGGGggcgttatttattaatgctgGAAATGAAGGCTCTCGAgtttttgaaaactataatctTCTATTTGCTATTCTTATGCACCATATGATGTCACCTATGATGTTAACTATCCTTACTT ttCCTTCGGAAATGTCAATTTTGTTGAAAGAACATTTTAACCGTTGGTACTCTTTAGGATCTTACTACATATCTATCAACGTCGTCGACTTGCCTATTTCG attatATCATGTGCCATATTTAGTGTAATAGTTTACATGATGTCAGCCCAGCCGCTTGAGCCGGGTCGATTCGCAATGTTCTTTGCCATTTCCATCTATACTGTGCTTGTTGCACAGAGCTTTGGGCTCATGGTCGGAGCTATTTTCAATGTTGTT aatgGCACTTTCCTGGGGCCAACTTTATCAGTTCCAATGATGATGTTTGCCGGATTTGGAGTAACGTTACGAGACCTTCCACCTTATTTATATTGGGGATCATATGTGTCCTATCTCAGGTATGGGCTGGAGGGATATATTGGTGCTATCTACGGGCTTGACAGACCTACTTTGGAATGCAACGAAGCTAAATATTGCCATTACAG ATACACACGCACGTTTCTTAAAGATATTGCCATGTCTCCTAACAATTTCTGGTGGGATATCTTAGCACTGACAGTTACTCTATTTGTTCTTAGAACAGCTGCTTTCTTGCTCCTCAAATGGAAATTGAGTGCTGTTCGATAA